From one Trifolium pratense cultivar HEN17-A07 linkage group LG1, ARS_RC_1.1, whole genome shotgun sequence genomic stretch:
- the LOC123922162 gene encoding transcription factor SRM1, translating to MAMDEVDSSSEWSREQDIAFENALATYPEDASDRWEKIAADVPGKTVEEIKEHYELLVDDVSQIEAGCVPLPSYNSSSEGSTGQASDEGVGGKKNGHNNESNHGTKASRSDQERRKGIAWTEEEHRLFLLGLDKYGKGDWRSISRNFVVTRTPTQVASHAQKYFIRLNSMNKDRRRSSIHDITSVNNGDVSTPQGPITGQTNGSAGNSASKSVKQISPSTTGIPGSGIYAAPTIGQPVGGPLVSAVGTPVNLSAPPHMAYGIRAPVPGTVVPGAPMNMVPMTYPMPHSHTSAPHR from the exons ATGGCTATGGATGAAGTGGATAGTAGCTCGGAGTGGAGCAGGGAGCAAGACATAGCATTTGAAAATGCCTTGGCGACTTATCCTGAGGATGCTTCGGATCGATGGGAGAAGATTGCGGCTGATGTACCGGGGAAGACTGTGGAAGAAATTAAAGAGCATTATGAGCTCTTGGTTGATGATGTTAGCCAGATTGAAGCTGGTTGTGTGCCTTTACCGTCGTATAATTCTTCTTCGGAGGGATCAACAGGTCAAGCTAGCGATGAAGGAGTTGGGGGGAAAAAGAATGGGCACAATAACGAGTCTAACCATGGAACTAAGGCTTCAAGATCGGATCAAGAACGACGGAAGGGTATTGCTTGGACTGAGGAAGAGCACAG GTTATTTCTTCTGGGCCTGGACAAGTACGGAAAAGGCGACTGGCGAAGTATATCACGGAACTTTGTGGTGACCCGAACACCAACACAAGTAGCAAGCCACGCCCAAAAATACTTCATTCGATTGAACTCAATGAACAAAGACCGACGGCGATCGAGCATACATGATATTACAAGTGTTAACAATGGAGATGTTTCAACACCTCAAGGACCAATCACCGGTCAAACGAACGGTTCCGCTGGAAATTCTGCAAGCAAATCAGTTAAACAAATTTCTCCGTCCACAACCGGGATACCAGGTTCAGGAATATATGCCGCCCCAACCATCGGACAACCTGTCGGAGGACCTTTAGTATCTGCTGTTGGCACCCCTGTGAATCTTTCTGCACCTCCACACATGGCGTATGGTATTCGAGCACCGGTTCCTGGCACCGTTGTACCTGGCGCACCGATGAACATGGTCCCTATGACATACCCTATGCCTCATAGTCATACTTCTGCTCCTCACAGGTGA
- the LOC123892832 gene encoding glycine-rich protein 3 short isoform-like: protein MNSKVLLFLAMLLATILLISAEAASKDSDEKFNNNDDNMETNGVADEGKYGYGWGWGYGGPWRGGYGGPWHYHGRHGHHHGGWRGRGYYCLYGCCSRWSYYGGCRCCYPGEDQKVNTNYVKPSS, encoded by the exons ATGAATTCCAAAGTGTTACTTTTTCTAGCTATGTTGTTGGCCACCATCCTTCTCATATCTGCTGAGGCTGCATCCAAAGATAGTGACGAGAAATTCAACAATAATGATG ATAATATGGAAACAAATGGTGTAGCTGATGAAGGTAAATATGGCTATGGATGGGGTTGGGGTTATGGTGGCCCATGGCGTGGTGGTTACGGCGGTCCATGGCATTATCATGGCCGACATGGTCATCATCACGGTGGTTGGCGTGGAAGAGGATATTATTGTCTTTATGGTTGCTGCAGTCGTTGGAGCTACTATGGAGGTTGCAGGTGTTGCTATCCTGGGGAAGACCAAAAGGTTAATACTAATTATGTAAAACCTAGCAGTTAA
- the LOC123892824 gene encoding glycine-rich protein-like, with the protein MNTKALLFLAMLVASTLLISTEAARKDLDNKNDNLETNGIDESKYGDGPWHGGSGYGGRYCHHGCCDYGYHGGCIRCCYYPGEHLDIGMDAEPHN; encoded by the exons ATGAATACCAAGGCTTTACTTTTTCTAGCTATGTTGGTGGCTTCCACCCTTCTCATTTCAACTGAGGCTGCTCGCAAAGACTTAGACAACAAAAATG ATAACTTAGAAACAAATGGGATAGATGAGAGCAAATATGGCGACGGCCCATGGCATGGTGGGAGTGGTTACGGCGGAAGATATTGTCATCACGGTTGTTGTGATTATGGCTACCATGGAGGCTGTATAAGATGCTGCTATTATCCTGGTGAACATCTTGATATTGGTATGGATGCTGAGCCTCACAACTAA